The Chlorocebus sabaeus isolate Y175 chromosome 11, mChlSab1.0.hap1, whole genome shotgun sequence genomic interval GGCCTTACCTCACCCTGCCCTTTTGGCTCTTTTGTTGATATATCTGTTTCTAATCCCTATTGGTCAACATATTTTATTCAAAGGCGCATAGACAAAGGTATTGTCATCAAATTTTCAGGAGATTCATATCTCTAACAGATAGCTAATAAAATGAATGATGAAATTATCTCAACTATTGACTTTAACAAGATGACATTTAGATAGTGATAAAATACACTTTGCATTTAGATGACAAAATGTGCTTACAAGTACAGCATGGGGAAAGATGTGACTTGCTAGTGCTTTATGTTAAAAACACCTGAAGGTTTTAACAAAGCCATTGGTGAGAAGCAACTATGAGAAAAGCAAATACAGTCTTAGATGCAACAAGATTTGGATCATGAACAGTCACAATTAATTGCACTCTGAGACTATCAGAAAATGTGTCATGCTTCACATTGGGTCCTGCAAGACAGACGCTGATAAATTAGGATATAATCAGAAAAAGATGCATGGGAGTGTGAAGGTGTCTGAGCAACATATCCAATGTGGAAGACTGAAAAGAAGAGCAGAGAAGTGAGTGAGTAGAATAGACtcgttctgttttgttttgtttgagagagAAGTAAGGCCAAAATGTTTAAATTGAttcaatatacaaaaactagGATATCATGTGGCCTAGAGCGCTTCATAACACATGTTTGCAAGCACAAACTGAATGACCATCTGCTACATTGGCCACATCATATGGCATAGAGTAGGcatatgataaatatttgttaaatgttacATACATGTAGGTGGAATGCTAGGAATGCTGTAGAAAGAAATAGTGGGAGGCTGAGCTTGATTAATGGTTCTAAATAGTGTTCTGCAAGATTTTGGTCAATGCCCCCCTGAAAACAACATTATATTGTCAAAGTATCTTGCAAATCCCTGTGCTCAACAGACTCAAACAAATTCCTTTACTAATGGACCACACAGAAGGTTTGATATATTACATTTagtatattaaacatatattatatatgtatttctaagAGGAGCTGTATAAAGATGATAGAACTTGTCTGGGCATAGAACAATTTTGGCAGCACACTGACTGGAGTATTATCACTTAGAATACTTGTTTGTGGAACATTGAACtaaatttgctttatattttttccaattctcttttatgttttcaaagagaTGGGTGCAGATTGCCCATATGCTTCTAGTAAACTTTGTAGTTCTAGACCCATCTTTCTGGATCCTGTGGCTGTTCTATAGAAATGTATTAACCAGGATAGTGAAAAAATTATCTCCTCTTTTTCAGCtctataatttcttctttggtaTACTCCCGTGTTTGAAGTCTAATTCACTCCTAGGAGTAAGTACCAACATTTATGATTTTCTTGGAATACTTTTATAATACAAAACTATTATCTTTTAGGTCTTTCCAAGACTCCTCATAAGGAGGAAAATTCTCTCttagaatgtttaaaaacatCAATGTACGCGAATTATTTTCCTACTTTATTTATTATAGGTTTGTGGTCACAAGGAGTAGTCATTATCCTTAGATGAAATGGGTAGGGACAAATTTCATGTATTGCTCTACCCAAAGTAAAGGAGTCAGAAGGTTTCTAGGCAAACAACATAAAAGTCTCCTGTATTAACCAAATGAGCAAAGAGCACATTTCTTGAACAGTATTTTTCAAAGCTTAACCTCATGTTTGAACAACCCCAGATGACTTACGTTTCTGGCTTTCTTAATTGTTGGTTAGCTTTCAATGCCTGAATTCAGAAAAATTAGAGATGGAAAAATCCCCCAACAGGTCACCCAGCTCATTTCTTTAAAGGAATTAACAGATGAATCTCATAATGTAGTCCCTGGTTTTAACATTCTTGAGGATGGACCAGGggtttcattttaaattcagaaatattGGGGCCAATTTCAGTCCTaggatgaattcagagaccacCAAGAGAGGTTCCTATGTCCTACTTCTGCTTTCCCATTACTCAGAATGTGTAAAGTCACAAACTGAGCAGTTAAGTCATGATAGATCCTGGCTTTTCAACATGGAGCTGGCAGGGGAAAGGGAGATAAGAAAGATGCAATCACAAGActgaaaaatgtcaatgtcagGGGAAGAGGGCTAGGTGTTTATATCCCTGCATTGACCAGTTTTTGAATATGGGCTGCTTCTGGAGAGAGATGCAAATTGGGGCAAGATGACTTTCTTCAGCTAAGAGCAGTTTTAGGAAAGAGACTCAGGCAGCTGAGAAAATGAGTGCCTCAGTCCTGAAGGGGTCTGGGCAATGCACCACATCATTCATTACACCCACCCATCATGCTTGAACTTGCTTCATGCAAAGTGTTCCAGGAACAGCTTCTTCAAGATTCTGATTGGTTTAATAGAGAGGTTCTAGTCCTACTTTCCTGGATACTGTGGTTGTTTTATGCAAATGTATTTCCCAGTTTTAGTGTGCTGACTATCTCATCTTTCCCAGCTGTATAATTGATCCTTTGGTATATTCTCCTGTTTGAGGTCTAATTCATTTGTAGGGTCAAGCCAGAACACGTATGAAGGTCAGTGGGATTAACTATAGCCTGTGTTGGTACAGATAGTTGCAAGGCCGCTGCTAATACTCAATGTTTCCCTCTTAAAAACTACCCATTCTAGATTTCGCTCACTCATAGCATATCTGGTGGTCTTGATGTCTAACTAGTAAGGGAGTTAGAGCTCCTTTCTTGAGAGTTGGAGCTCCTGCACTATGCTCTTCTAGATCATGGCTGATACATCTGTCCATTTAGTATCGTGATTGGGCACAGGCATATCAAGAGATATTTCAGTGATATCAGATTCACTTTCCCTCCTTAGATTGTGCAACAGAAGCCCTACCTTCTCCTGATGAAATGACCTTCTCCCGACATCAATTACCCCTGTTAGGAAGCCCTACCTTCTCCTGAAGTCCATTACCCCTGTTAGGAAGATGCCTCCTTCATTTGCCGCCTGGCATGAAGAGCCTGAAGTTACTGTGAAGCTTTAGAACGTAAATGAGACTCTTCCTATGTTCCACagtgaaaatatttcctcttcctAAACCACAATTTCCAGGTCTATAGGTTAGAATTGTagggatttaaaatataaattcctcATGTGGTTTACAAATCATGACAAGTAAGGTCACTCCTGCTTCCACACATTATTGTTGGACACATATAGTCTACCTATTGGGGACACAGCCCTATGCAATGCTTGGTAGTTTAGGGTATGTAACACATCCTGGATTACGGTGTCACATTCTTGCCAGCGAAGCAGAGTAGATTAATCTGTTTTGTTCTGAACTGACATCAATGGCCAGGGATACTTACTGGTGGAAGGGACGTGGCAGAAGGTATGTATATCTAGGAATAATCCGATGGGTAGCAATGTCTGGGTTCCAGAGGAGGGCCACCTAGGATAAAATAGAACCCTAGTTCATAAATAGAGGCAAATAGAGGCAAAGCAGAGGCAATAGAGGCAAAGCTTCAGGGTTCCAAATCAACATGAATTTAGGATAGAATTCACTCTCATTAGAGTTCTGTATTATGACAAGGAAGCATTAAAATTGAAGAACTGATGGGAAGGCTACTAATGATAGATAATTAGGACATCAAGAACTTAAGGTACATATAGTAACAGATTACCTACGGATTCCCTCCATTGAAAGGGTGAGGGTACATGGTGCTTGCATATActattactactattactactactattgctgctactactactactactgccaccatgtaagaatgTAAGTTTAGCTCCATTCTAGTATGAATTACTTTGGCTGCAAAAATTTCAAACCCAGTTGAatacaaaaatgaagataattaattTTCTAGTCTTTTTTGAAACTGCATGTTGCTCAACATAGGTAGCCATGGCCTTGTGGAGGACAGGAAGAGTGAAGTGAGTACAAACTAGCCAGTGCTCTTTACAGCGTTTGGCTATGAATCCTGTAGACTGCTCTTCATAGACAATTATAGATACTTGAGGTATAAGTGTGACTCTCCAAAGAGTCATTGTCTTGCCATTTTTAATATCCAGACCATAGTAATAATAGTACAATACAATAGAAATAACTAACAACTATAgagcacttactacatgccaggcagtgTTTTgcgcactttacatatattaacttgtTTAATGTTGACAGCAACTCTAAGACAGATACTAGAATAatcttgttttacagataagggaatTGAGGCCCAGTAAGATTActtaacttgcccaagattgaCACATTCTCAGTGGTGGAGCTGGCATTAAAAACTAGGAAACCTAGCTACAAAGTACTTATTCTTAGACACTCTTCTACGATGCAAATTGCTTTTATGGGTGGTGGCAGAGTAATCTGCTTATGTTTAAACACTTTGGTTCTCAGGCTAAATTAATCTATGGAAAAACCTTACCAAGATGAGAAAAGGGGAAGAGAGTAAGACCTGTCACATTCTATTTTGTGTGTCTTAATTCTGAAAAACAAGgatatatcaaaaaaagaaattatagagcTGAGATGGTAGATAGATAAAATTTTGACTAAGGTAGAAACTACATTAAAAACATCTTCATCAGATTGGAAAGTGTAACTATACAATGGGAGGCTGGTAAAAATATATGGGCTATTTGTACACAACTCTTTAAGAAACTGGCTTAAAGAATTAGATTTTATGAGGTCACTATAAGTAAATTGCTCAAGAAAATAGAATTACTTGCCCTTGGGACAGTCACTTAAGTCACTTAGATTTTAAGCTCTCAAATTCTTCAACTGAAAAATTAGGGGATTTAAATAGATTATTGCTGAACCTCTTGCCAactcaaaaactataaaactagtgTTACATAATGAATAAAACGAGCTGGAGCGAGAAGATTCTGGAGCTAGAAGATGCTGGCTGACTATTCACTATTTACCACCTGAATGACTGTCACAGATTTGGTTCCCTAGGAAGCCGACTCTAAGATTTAGAGATTTGTGTGCGGGTGGTTTATTGGGGAACAATACATGAGAGGGGTGAGGAAAGTAGGGCTAGCCAGAGTGAGCATTTGAACTGTGATGTAACTGCAGTATATGTCTGAGCCAATTTTACTGGTGAACTCTGAGGCTGGGATCACCATTTAAATAGTCCTGCCTGTTTTAATGGACTTTTAGCTAAGATGGAGTCTAAGGAATTAAGGCTCCATCTGAGAAAGAGGGGGGATTTACCTTCTCTTCAGAAACAACTAAAGACACAGGcaatacatatgaaaaaatggcTTTCAAGACCCTGGACATGAGGCGATTAAAGATGGCCATTGCTATGAGATGGAAAACAGAGTAAGTCCTATGACTTCTCCCGCCTATTGCTTTAAGGGGGTTTCTAGGCCATGGCTTAGGGAGAGGGAACCAAGGTGGAGTCCAGTGGACATTTTGAATTGAGATGGAGTTGAGAGTTCTAGAAAAACATAGTGACTATATTTCACATGGCAAAATACTGCAAAGGAGAGAGTGAGAGGGATCTCTGGATATCAGTGGAGGGTACTCTTGTGTACACGTAGAGAACTGATTGGCATTTGTGTGTGGGGAGATTACCATCTAAGAGGAATAGAGGAAACAGTGGCTGCTGTTAACTCAGGGCTACGATTATTGTCATGGGACATTGGGCGGACTACTCAGAAAGGTCTTGCCTCAGTGTGGGGAAATAATTAGCCTTAGATTAAATACTGATTAATTTTATCCACATGATTTAACTGAATCCCAAAGCAAAGCTCAGGAACACATACAGAAATAGAACAATATCCAGTAcacaaaaaggtaaaatttacaaTGTCTGGCATCAAATAAAATTAAGCAAGAatgcagaaaagcagaaaattgtGATTCATAAGTAGAATAATCAACCAATCAAACCAACCCATAAATGACATTATGTTAAAATAGTTATTGTAGCAATTTAAATGTatcaaagacatttaaaaagataagCAGAGGTATGGAAGATATGAAAACATCCAGATCAAACTTCCACTGATTAAAAACCACAATGTCTGGGATGAAAAATACACTAGATGAAATTAATAGTAGATTGGATATTGCCAAAGAAAAGGTTAATGAATCTGATGACACATTAATAGAAAGtgccaaaaataaaacacacagagaaaagcattttgtaaaaattaaaataacatcagAGAGTTGGATTACTTCAAGTGGTCAAATGTGCATGTCATTGGACCCTctaaaggagaggaggaggagtgagggatggaagtatttgaaaaaataatggctgaaaatttttctaattttatgcaATCCAAGAAGGTCAATAAGCctcaagaacaagaaaaataataaaaatcaagataGGTGTGAATCAATTTGGTCAACAGCACTAAAGcactaataaagagaaaaatgttagaagcagccagagaTAAAAGATGCAGTATATATAGTGGAACAAAGATGagaattacaacaaattttatatcaaaaaaCTGTGCAAGCTAGAATTCAGTggaatatcttaaaataattaaaagacacaTGGCAACTTGGGATTCAATatacagtgaaaatatctttcaagaatAAAAACAAGCATACAAAACGCAAAGAATCCTGCAGACCTGaactataagaaatgttaaaggaagttctcAGGCAGAAAGGAAATGACACCAGATggaaagaagaatgaagaaaacaggaaatgaaaacGACATGGGTAAATATAAgagatcttttctttcttttcttctttatttttctgtagagacagagtctcactctgtttcccaggctggagtgcattggtatgGTCATGGCTACTGACATTACAAATGTGGGtgtctgtgcctggcctgggatattttcttattatctaaactttaaaagaaattattaaaattatttaaagcaagaataataaatatgtaacGTGGAACCTATAACAAATGTAGaagtaaaaatataacatatgtagaagtaaaaaataattggaTTGTTAAGACTATTTACAtataatgtgattattgatatagttaaGTTTATAAACTATTATTGACAGTTTTTgccaattgttttttatttgtcctttttgttttctcttttcctttccctccttttttctcttcttctagaTTATCTTGATTCAGAAACATTTTTGACTTTGATGCATTAAgagatgaaaaaacaaatgaagtgaGCCCTGTATTTGCCACAATTTGAAATTGTGAAATAGGAAACAGGAAAGTCCTGGAAAAAACATACCAGATTCCATTCATGGATTCCAAAGTAGAGAGGGTTTAGAGAATTTATGACTGGATGAGTGCTTTCcaaacttccttcttttcttgtAGTTATTTTTCTAATCAATACTAGATATGAGATGAAAAGAATCTCCTATTTTGGGTAAGGTGGGCCATGATTTAAATATCTCAGTATTTTCCCAAAAGAAACCAGATTTACAAGTGAAAGTAtcacaacagaagtttattatgGAACAATCACATATGTTGACTCTCCTTTGACCCTCACTGCAGTGCACTTTCATTACTTATCAATGTGGGGGTGGGAAAAAGGGGTGCAGCCAGACAAGAGAATATACAGGAAACAAGCATTGTATATGAGTCTATGTATTTCAGTAATGCTGCTACAAGGGGATACAAAATCAGGTGCCAGACTCCAGAAAAAACGAGATTTTTTCTTCCCCCAATCTCATTTGGCCCCTCGGCGCTCCCTGAAGTAGCGATTATAGGCAGCATTGTATCCATAAACCATGGCATAGCGTTCGCAAAGTCTGTAGTCATCACAGGCTTCCCTGTTGAGCTCGTGGACAGGCTTAGAGCGTTCTCGGATCCTAGAAAGCGGAAAAAGAGGCCAAAATTGAGAAAcataaagtggaaaaataagaaaatggaaaagaagaagaaaatattggagaGACTTTCTCTCCATGCCCACCTATATTAAGAGATATTTAAGGAACAGggagaggccgggtgtggtggctcaggcctgtaatcccagcattttgggaggctgagatgggcggattgcttgaggtcagaagttcaagaccagccctgccaacatgatgaaaccccgtctttactaaaaatacaaaaatagctggacatggtagcacgtgcctgtaatcccagctacctgggaggctgaggcacgagatggtgccactacaatccagcctgggcaacagagtgagactctgtctcagaaaaaccaactaaccaaccaaccaaaaaaccagggagggaaggcagaacagggttttgttttgttttgtttttttaaatgacaatagaagttttctttctgtcctcctttctctccttccctctcctttctggATCTTTCCCCAAATAGTTTTCTAAtaattcaggttttttttctgtatattgtttttaagtttttgattttAAAGTACAATTAGGAATAATGTATATGATAAAAAACCTGTTTCCTACTCCAATTCAGATCTATGATCTACACTGGGAAAAATGAGTGCTCCTCATGAAGTTTGTTACTGACCTTTCTTGGACTTTAGCTCTCCATCTCTGCTGAGGGGTTATGAAGGTATTTGCATTTCTCCTGTTAATGAAGGGATCttagaacagaaaataaataaatgcagttttAGTGACGCGtagctgaaaatatttccatGAATATTCCTTGACCCAAATATATTTGTAAGTGCCTTAACTTCTGCAACTCATATAAACAGAGATTGACAAAAATTAGAGGAGGATATAAAGTAGATTTCATTAACTTCCTGATCAAATGAAATCAGTAATCAATCTATGTGTCTTAGAGACTTGTCATATGGAATTTGTTGGTTTTGCCTTTGGACGATCACTTTGCTTTTCTTAATTTCCGTATTTCTACTTGGTAGGTTTTAAATTCCTTTTGAGGAGAAATTCTCTGTCCTGAGGATTTATGAAGCATAACTCTAGATTGCCGGTACATGAACAgtttaaacattataaaaataatgaataaattaaaaacaagagtGATGTGCCATTTCCTACTATGCTCAGTCTTTTATAAATCCAGCTATTCAATAGCATTCagctggctgggtatggtggctcacgcctgtaatcccggcactttgggaggctgtggtgagtggatcacttgaagtcaggagttcgagaccagcctggacaacatggtgaaaccctgtctctactaaaaatacaaaaattagccaggcatggtgtcatgcaccagctactccggaggctgaggcatgataattgcctgaacctgggaggtggagcttacagtgagccgagatcacaccactgcactccagcctgggcaacagagtgcatctcaaaaacaaacaaaaa includes:
- the MGP gene encoding matrix Gla protein, whose protein sequence is MKSLVLLAILAALAVVTSCYESHESMESYELYPFINRRNANTFITPQQRWRAKVQERIRERSKPVHELNREACDDYRLCERYAMVYGYNAAYNRYFRERRGAK